The following proteins come from a genomic window of Nitrososphaerales archaeon:
- the cobA gene encoding uroporphyrinogen-III C-methyltransferase, whose amino-acid sequence MSVGKVYLVGAGPGDPELITLKGLKVLRKADVVIYDRLVNVDTLNYTRRAKELICVGKEKGESWKQERINELLIEKAKQYKIVVRLKNGDPMLFGRGAEECEALKEAGIPYEIIPGVTSALAAAAYARIPITHRDYSSTLAIVTGHRKEDYENLDYLIPVFKGVDTTIILMGVSNLERIIDAA is encoded by the coding sequence GTGAGCGTAGGTAAAGTATATTTGGTTGGAGCCGGGCCTGGAGATCCGGAGCTCATCACCCTTAAGGGTCTTAAAGTATTGCGAAAGGCAGACGTAGTAATTTACGATAGATTGGTAAATGTGGATACTTTAAACTATACACGAAGAGCTAAAGAATTGATATGTGTAGGGAAAGAGAAGGGAGAGAGTTGGAAGCAAGAACGGATCAATGAGTTATTGATTGAAAAGGCTAAACAGTATAAAATCGTCGTTAGATTGAAGAATGGCGATCCGATGCTCTTTGGGAGGGGTGCAGAAGAGTGCGAAGCATTAAAAGAAGCTGGAATACCTTATGAAATAATTCCGGGAGTAACTTCGGCATTGGCGGCCGCAGCTTATGCTCGAATACCCATCACCCATAGAGATTACTCATCAACGTTAGCGATAGTCACAGGTCATAGAAAGGAGGATTATGAGAATTTAGATTATCTGATACCCGTCTTTAAAGGGGTCGATACGACGATCATATTGATGGGTGTATCAAACCTTGAGAGAATAATCGATGCGGCGT